The Pseudomonas fluorescens genome segment CATCGCGCAGGTTCTTGCACAGCGACAGCACATGCCCGAGCAATCCGAGTGTGCCCAGCACGTTCTGCGCACCGACCCACAGGCCCAATCCCTGATTGGGCAAGGCCTTCAGCGCACGCTGGATCATGGCCACGGCCTGGCGATAGGAAATGCGCTGCGAAGGGTCCTGCAGATCCTCGAAAGTAAAACCCAGGCCACGGCACAGGCTTTGCGGCTCTATGCCCTTGTTCGCGGCGACTTCAGCCAGGGTCTGCAGCAGAAATGGCGACACCAGCGCCAGATCGAAGGTGGGGTCTTGGAGTTTTGCGTTCATGGGGGCTGACATTCCGGATCACGCTGAATTGTTATTTTTGTAACCGGTTATGTCGAAAGAAGTTAGCACAGGGTTGGCGGACTGTCCGCAGAAGTCCCCTTCCGTGTCCGCCAATACCCTGCCCCGTCGTGCGCCAAGGGCTTATTTCTATAGTGGCCGGACGTCCTGCGTGCCGGCGTTGCGCCCAAACACAATAATAATGAGGACGGACATGACCCCGAACCGCGCGACATTCCCTGTGCGACTGGCGCTGAGCCTGCTTGGCGGCGCCACCGCCCTGCCGGCCCTGGCCACCGAAGCCGGCGTCGACAACATCGGCCCCGGCACCGACGGATTCTTCATGCTGCCGCTGGAAGTCGACAGCCTTCCGGAGAACATGGTCGCCTTCAACCTCTACTACAACCACTACAAGTCGACGAAGCTCAATATCAGCTCACTCGGCGGCAAAGTGCCAAACGTCGAGATCGAATCCACCGCCGTCATCCCGCGCATCGACTACCTGAGCCCGGTGCGGGTGTTCGGTGGACGTCTGGCCGGTTACATCGCCCAGCCTTGGCTCAAGCAGGAAGTCTCGGTGTTCGGCCTGAGCGACACCCGCGAGGGCATGGGCGATACCACCATCGCCCCGATCATCCTGTGGGACATGGGCAAGAACCTGACCCTCGGCGCCGCCGTGGAAATCACCGTGCCCACCGGTGAGTACAGCGTCGATCGCCTGGCCAACACCAGCAACAATTTCTACACCTACAAACCGCTGTTCTCCTTCACCTGGCTGCCGACAGACAAGACCGAAATCTCGATGAAGACCACCTACAGCTTCAACGAGAAGAACAAGGACACCGACTACAAATCCGGGCAAATCTTCCACTTCGATTACTCGGCCAGTTACAAGATCACCGACGACCTGATGCTCGGCATCAACGGCTATTACCTCAAGCAGACCACCGACGACAAACAGTTCGGCCACACCGTACAGTTCGCCGGCCAGGACGTTGATGATGGCGTACGCGGCCAGGTGTTCGCCATCGGCCCGGCGCTGCATTTCACCTTTCTCAAGTACGCCAGTGCGGAGATCCGCTGGGCCAGGGAGTTCGACGTGGAGAACCGGCCGGAGGGGGATATGTTGTGGGCGAAGGTGAGTATTCCGTATGCATTTTAAGTAAAAGAACCGCAAAAAAAGGGCGGCCAAACGGCCGCCCGAAGCGTACAGCACGAGAGTCCTTTTACAACGTCAGCTGTCCCCGCTCCTCCTCGGTCAGTTGTTGTTTCGCCTGTTCGTCCAGCACCCCGGCGCCCAGCACCTGCACCGGGCTGTCGGGGTTGTAGCCCGGTGTTGGTGCGCGGCTGGCGCCGTCGCGGGTCGGGGCCAGTTGTTCGTTGCCGAAGCTGAGCACCTGTACGGTGAACACCGAAGCCTGATTCTGGCGTGACGCAGCTTGTTGCTGACGAGCGACATCTTCCGCTGCCTGGGTCGCGGATG includes the following:
- a CDS encoding SphA family protein; amino-acid sequence: MTPNRATFPVRLALSLLGGATALPALATEAGVDNIGPGTDGFFMLPLEVDSLPENMVAFNLYYNHYKSTKLNISSLGGKVPNVEIESTAVIPRIDYLSPVRVFGGRLAGYIAQPWLKQEVSVFGLSDTREGMGDTTIAPIILWDMGKNLTLGAAVEITVPTGEYSVDRLANTSNNFYTYKPLFSFTWLPTDKTEISMKTTYSFNEKNKDTDYKSGQIFHFDYSASYKITDDLMLGINGYYLKQTTDDKQFGHTVQFAGQDVDDGVRGQVFAIGPALHFTFLKYASAEIRWAREFDVENRPEGDMLWAKVSIPYAF